The following are encoded in a window of Conger conger chromosome 19, fConCon1.1, whole genome shotgun sequence genomic DNA:
- the LOC133119392 gene encoding deoxyribonuclease-2-beta-like, protein MGVTWRVLALSLLCWDLCSSVDKITCRDKNGVGVDWYVLYKVPKLNNYKFTGLEYVYIGPGTSEWHTPINDAKSALAHTLEPLLTWKSPTPDFGFISYNDQPAGCNADKSFGHSKGVVMMDKTTGVWLLHSTPHFPYDRKQKVIWPKSGAVNGQTFICVTLPYKTFNEIGKHLQQIRAFSFDYDIPADFHTSLQDVVKRKFAKPMDPFLVQDLTSRGGHKFKSFAKYSSGIKNAKDLYFRIAKILDSDVLVQSWRGSKTDVSDPNSDSDSDCSMEGKAINTVENIVMTVPQGSKRIKASWTDCNDHSKWCVTEDERKPLWTCISDLNRALSQDERPGGALCIEGSEVRKEFKAFIDYKKDCPDKKPRGVSPSRLTSF, encoded by the exons ATG ggagTCACGTGGAGGGTCCTCGCTCTCAGTCTTCTCTGCTGGGACCTCTGCTCTTCAGTCGACAAAATCACCTGCAGAGATAAAAATGGTGTTGGGGTGGACTG GTATGTCTTATACAAGGTGCCCAAACTGAACAACTACAAATTTACTGGCTTAGAGTATGTCTACATTGGTCCAGGTACGTCTGAATGGCATACCCCTATCAACGACGCTAAAAGTGCCctagcacacacactggagcctCTGCTTACATGGAAGTCTCCG ACACCAGACTTTGGATTCATTTCCTACAATGATCAGCCCGCAGGGTGTAACGCCGACAAGAGCTTTGGCCACAGTAAAG GGGTTGTAATGATGGATAAAACCACTGGGGTCTGGCTCCTACACAGCACCCCACATTTTCCCTATGATCGAAAGCAGAAAGTTATCTGGCCCAAATCTGGAGCAGTAAACGGTCAGACATTCATCTGTGTGACATTGCCCTACAAAACATTCAACGAGATAG GTAAACACCTCCAGCAGATCAGAGCCTTCTCATTTGACTATGACATCCCAGCTGATTTTCATACATCACTCCAGGATGTTGTAAAACGTAAATTTGCCAAACCAATGGATCCCTTTCTGGTCCAGGATTTGACATCAAGGGGTGGCCACAAGTTTAAAAGCTTTGCTAAATACAGCTCCGGGATAAAAAATG CGAAAGATCTTTACTTTCGCATCGCAAAGATCCTGGACAGTGACGTGTTGGTCCAGTCCTGGCGGGGAAGCAAGACGGACGTGTCCGATCCCAATTCCGATTCCGACTCCGACTGCTCCATGGAAGGGAAGGCGATTAACACGGTCGAGAATATCGTGATGACCGTGCCACAGGGTTCAAAAAGGATAAAGGCTTCGTGGACCGACTGCAACGACCATTCCAAGTGGTGTGTGACTGAAGACGAGCGTAAACCGCTGTGGACCTGTATCAGCGATTTGAATAGAGCGCTGAGCCAGGACGAGAGGCCTGGAGGGGCACTCTGCAtcgaggggtcagaggtcagaaagGAGTTCAAGGCTTTCATTGACTATAAAAAAGACTGTCCAGACAAAAAGCCACGAGGAGTCTCACCCAGCCGCTTAACTTCATTCTAA